The region TGATAAAAATATTGTCATATATATTTATTGATGTCTTCTGGACAATAAAATCACCCAAAACATAATTGGAATAAAACACTTTGGTTCATCTAAATTTGTTTGCCTACCATATTAGGATCAATTTAATGAAATTTTTAGGTTTTACCTTGACGCGACACTTGGCCAGCCCATTGTAGTGCAGGGGCTAGTCATGGCGCAGAGGGGCCATGGTGTTTCGGTCTCGCGGGGTAGACACCATGTCAGTAGGGGCTGATTATGGTGCCACGGGCCATGCATGTTGAGCGGTAGCACGGAGCCACGGTGAGAGCGTGCCACCTAGAGTTTTTTTTATGAGTAACTTTTACTTACGGTGGACATAATAGAATATCTGCGGTTTTTTTTTCTACAAGCAAATCACATAatagacccacctgtcagtataGATGATTATATTCTCAATTTTACTTTGCTACTGACCTGTCTATGCTAATGGATTTTAGTGCCTGTAATCGCCCCTGCACCAGCGAAGGTTAGGGCCCCTCCATTGAATGAACTACTGTTAGTAATTCCCTAGCTAATAGTTAGGAGGTTTATTAGCTGGGATGTTTGATCTTTACATGCTAATTTTACCTTCCTAACTATATTAACACTAGTAGATCCAACGAGGCCTATATAAGTATCCTCTCGGTTTGTGTCTCGAGCAAACTCGGCCAGTTGTTCCGTGACGCTCACTGCGCGCGTCAACTCTGCTAGGTCTCCGCCTTCTGCCGTGGGCGATCCTCTTTCCTGCTTCATTCCCCAGCCTTTCAGAAACAATTAAGCAGCATAGTGATCTCTTGCAATCCGATGGGAAGCCAGCTTCTGTCCACCGTCGAGCGTCGCGAGGTCCTCCCGGAGAGCTATATCCGGCCGGAGTTCGACAGGCCGCGACTCGCCGAAGTGACGACGGACAGCGACGTGCCGCTCATCGACCTCGCGTCGCCGGATAAGCAACGAGTCATCGCCCAGATTGGTCTGGCTTGCCGGACCTATGGCTTCTTCCAGGTCTCTCTGCCTCTCGCCTTAAAAGATCTAGTTTCAAAAAATTTAGGTTTTGTCCTGGGCTGTGCATACTTCAGCGTTCAAACATCTGTgcaactaaggccctgtttggttaagCTGTGGCTAGTGGAAAAAAGCTGCTGtgagctgtgagctgtggaaaagctgtcGTAGGctatgagctgtagaaaagctgaaagctgtttggttaaacaagtataaaatataccttttatctttatctctcttgaaacaactatagaagagctttttattccatcaatttcgaaaagcagaaagccaaaagccaaaagcagaggtcaaaccagctttcaaaaatgaacttacggaaaagcagctgcttctgaaaaagcaccctccaaaaacAACCTCTTTGGATTggccttttggcttttggggcaaaaagccaaagccaaaagcccaaccaaacagggcctaacgcAGCTTAACTTCTTCGGAGGCTTTAGAGAATTTGTCTCACCACCTTGTCAGACATTACTGTGCATGACCTTCTTGATTTCTTCTAGGTCATAAACCATGGAATAGAAGAGGAGCTACTGGAGAAGATGATGGCCGTTGGTCTGGAGTTCTTCCGTCTGCCgccggaggagaaggagaagctgtactcaGATGAGCCGTCCAAGAAGATAAGGCTCTCCACCAGCTTCAACGTCCGCAAGGAGACGGTGCACAACTGGAGGGACTATCTGCGCCTTCACTGCCACCCGCTGGAGGAGTTCTTGCCCGAATGGCCGTCCAATCCTGAATCCTTCAAGTAAGCTTGTATCACAAGCTAAGTATTACCACTTATGTCTTAGTACTTGTGCATGTCGTCATAGCAGGCTTACTTATGGCCATTTCTTAGCCGTTCTCTTATATTGGATCATGACGGAGTATGCTTCCGTAATCAGGACGACGTCCGCCAATGAAGTTAACGATCACCAAATAGAGGCCGTTTATATATAATATAGTAGCATTTGATATATGCTCACTGCCACGTACAGTGCCACTCACAAATATATAAGTGACGTTTTGGGTACGTACTTACATAGTTTTCAAAGCCAACTTTGCCTAGTGCTTTTTATGAAAACCAGGAGCGGAGCTACATGGTTGTCCGGGTGGTCCGCGGACCACCGGCCGGTGCATACCAGGACCCATAGATATAGGAAAATTCAGTCAGATCGGATACGTACGTCCGAGCGTCCGCGGCCTCCGCGAATACGCCCTGCGCCCGTTCGGCGCTCCTTCGTATTTCTCCGTGCGGCCGCTATGCGCCCCTTCGTATCCCCTTGATGAGTTGTGCTTCATAGAATTCGATATACCAAAcgatagcggcggcggcggcgggttggCGGCAGGCGCCGGACAACGAGCAGCCGCACACGTGAGTCATCTGCAGGTATACGTCTCAACATCTTCATCCAATTAGCATGCTCGTTTAGTcatgtttccttttttttctcttcCAATCTCTCCTTAGAGCTAGAGAATAAGTAAATTAGCCCTAACTCGAGCAGAACGCATCAGCAATGGCTGATGGCTACCGGGCGGTGATCAGTGACACCGATCCATCCACCATCAGGCATTAGACGTTCAGAAGCCGCAAGCCACAAGATACACAAAACTTTATTTTATTTTGTGTCATTAGATTATATTATTGCACGGTCGCATTGGACTATTTAATTTTAATTGTAGGATAAGATTTTTTTGTGTAAAATTGATTATTGGAATGGtaaattaaaataatattttttattctcTTGCAGACTTATAGAAATATGAAAATGAGTGGTGATACTGCCTCTCTTTTTCAAAAATATGCATCAAAGAATATATTATGCAATGACCTTTATCAAGAATAAGTTGAAAAACTCTGTATGCCTTTTTTTCTTTAATTGTGTTTTGTATAATTCATATACTTATGTACCGACATGTTAAATTTAGTTAACAAAATTTTCGATAATGGACCACCATAGCTACAAATCCTGGCTATGCCACTGATGAAAACATttataaaaaagagagaaattatatctttttctttaTTATGAAGCTTTCGACAAAATCTGCTTGCACCATATTCCAATTTTAAcacataaaaacatattttgtGACAAAAGTTTATAATGGTTGATtaagaaaaaaatcaaaataaaaataTCACTTGTTTGTGATGGACTATATGTTTTATAGAATGGAAAGACTATAGCATAAATAAAGAGGCATGTGGGATAAAGTAATTAAATAGTGGTGGAGCCACCGCCCGGTGACCCCGGGCGGCAGCCCAGGTTCGTTGATAAAGTGCAAAGGGACTTTTTGTTCATATCAAAGAGAAACACTATGTTTTTTGGATCAATATTTATTCACAATGAGAATCGACCGGGCTCCTAAAAGTTTCCGACCCCGCTGCTAAAAGTAAATGTGCACTCATATGCATATGCAGCACCCATATTATCATAATACAACATTTCTTTGCGACTGTATCATAAAGTATTTATAAACACTGGTAGGAGTGCTATGCTTCCTGGCTATTATTTCTGAAGTAGTCTAAATTGAAGACGTGATGATGCAATAATACATGTTGCAATGCGTTTATAATTATATAGAGCTACATATAGAGGTGTCAAGATCTAAAGTAAATTATATCATATTTAGTATATTTAATAGTTGTGCTCTAATAATGTTAGTAGTTAATAATATCTTCTGTGATTTATAAGAAAAATAGAACTACTAGGATATTCACACGTAATGTAACCATTTAATTATAGATTGAGATTTATTATTAAGTATACATATATACTTCTATAAATTTCATTGGTTTTGGTGGTCATTCAAGTAATGCATGCTCCACTAATGCATCATGCACCGACAGCCTGAGACAGACTTTACGATAACATTGAGAGTTTGACCATTCtaagttaaaaaaaaaacagttcaAAAGATGCACACACGTGCTACTCCTAATGTGCAAATGTAAACAACTACCTTTACACAAGAACACAGAACAGCAGGGTCGAATATATCTGACCGGAGGAATTAACCAGCACCGGCTAAGGTTTTCTTTACTGTACGTAGACAGCAGTACAAAACGGTGTTTTCTCACTGGTTTTACAAAGAAGTCGTTAGGGTCGGCCGATCGACGTGACAAATGGCCCTGGATTCGCCAATATGTGGTGTGGTTTGGCATGCACTAGCTGGCGCTCAAGAGTCAAGAAGAACCGAGAATGGCGCAATTTTAGAAACTCTAGATAGCTACATTTCAGGACTTGTTCGGCCTGTTTGCACCGAAGCGTAGAGAGATAACGATACCATCCATATCCGACAGTCAATCTGGACCAGCTGATACCCATCATCCAGTCACCAGCATGTGCATGGTTATCCTCTCCTGTAGCACCATTAATTGTATGTAGTTGTAGAGAGACTACCAGGCTCGCTAGCTAGAGCCGTACGTCGTCGTCGGTCACACctgtataaataaataaatatctgaTCACTGATGGACCGTACCGGGGCGCACTGACTGGTGGACGCCAGGATCATCGTTTCTCTGCAGCACACACACCGGTGTTACATGACCGACAATAGGTCCACTGCATATATACCGAGATCCTCTTTTTTCAGTTTTCACGTTGGATGTCATCTAGCACAGCGCATGGCCAGCTGGTATAGTGCGGCATCTTTTATATTTATTGGTTCTAGATACCACTACAAAGTAGTAGTACTCCTCTTAAGGCCCCtatcgctggtctgaaactggttgaaaaacactgttctggctgaattgttgtgagagaaaaacactgtttcggctgaaaaaacaagtcgaatatggggtaaaccgaacggggcgagggggggggggggggggggggggatattAGCACTTGTGGATGTGAATATGAAAACCATGATGCTTCTCCTTATTAACTTAAACCAGGCCTTTACAAGAGCACGACATTCAATTTTGTTCGATAATCATGTACCGCCAATACCCGTAGCCACAACCCTAACGGTTTTGTCTCAACAAAGAAATTATTTACGTGTTATGTCATATAGAAACTACACATAAGAATTATGTTTCTAATCGATAGTTAAATATTTTTTTAGCCAATCCCATATCTTATCTTTATCATCTACCTATGACCTCTTCCTATCTAATTAGTTCCAATGTAGGCATAATTTCTTCTTTCCTCAATTTAATGCCACATCGCTATTTTGCTTACTTGGCACCCTGATGAATGACATAGAAACTATTCTGTCATCCCATTAGGAGTGCCCTAATAACATTGCAACAAATCCCACCAGCTAGGTCTCATAGAGAGTGAATCACTAGTGCCCAAGGTCAGCATCTATGAGGTGTGTGTTTCAGTAGCGTCGTCGTCCACACTTATTCAGTGACATATATTAAGTGAGCGTCATGGTCTCATTAATTTTGGAGTAAGCCATGTCTGGATATATAACAGGACTAAATTTAGTCACCTAATAAAGCTTAGTCCTAGACTATCCAAATAGGTTATTTCACTGGCAGAGATAAAGTAGACTAATTAGCTATTAGTTTGTGTAAGCAcaagactaaactttagtcatctATTTTTTTACTTATCTAATGATTAGTTCTAGCAATTAGTGGGTTAACAACTACTCCTAAGTGATCCAATCAGGCTATAGTCAACATGGGCGGGTCAGAATTTGTCTTGCCAACCTCCTTTCATTTTTAGTAAGCATAGTCATTCTTCATAAGTTTTTATCAATATTAAGTTAAAGTATGTGTATGCTTAGAATATAAAATTATATAATGGATTCATATTTCAAATATCTTTCCATACAGTATATTTCAAGATTAGTGGCCAAGACTTTTAAATCCAACACGCTTACTAAAAGAATATGGATGCGCTTAACCAGTAGCATCGGCACTTGGAAGTGTGTTTTTTTTGCGAATTGCAGTACAGAGGCAAGATGCTCGGAGAGATCTCAAAATTGACAAAGTCACCATAAGAAACCTAACCGGTTGAGCTACGCTCAAGAAGTTTGTTGGGGGCAGCCCATGTGGTGTATGGGCCAAACTTTCCCTTGAAGAGGCCCAATGGGGGTTAGTGTAGTAGCCTGTGAAATTCACCCCCACCAAGGGGTCGTATGTAAATTGCCGTTGCCTATATAATGCCAAGAGCACGAGGGCAAGGGGGCCCTCTCCTCTCCACTCTCACTTTTGCAAACCTAATGAGTTCCCTCCCGGGACTACGCCCTGGGACCTTCGCCCCGGGCCTTCGTTCGGGGACCTTCTACTCGAAACCTCCGTTAGGAGGCCTCGTCCAACCGACCTTTGTCTAGGGACCTCCGCACAATACCCTCGTGACCGCCGAAAGAAACCTTCACCGAGCGGCCTTCTCTATCTAGCCTCCACCAAGAAGCCttctgaaggggaccgtgacgcctaagaggggggggggtgaattaggcaacttaaaattctacttctaaaaactatggcctctttttttacccttagcaaaacctatgcaaaagataaactatctaaatgtgcaactacggttttgctagtgtgttgctatctctaccgcaaaaggagtaaagtaaacaatgtaaatgcggaagctaaagagcaaggtagagatatgcaaactcccgtcgacgactccggtatttttaccgaggtatcaagaagcacgtaagcttccccctagtcctcgttggagcccctcgcaaggaatccctcataagggccaagctcccggttgggtaactccgtggatagcctagggccttccccacgcgcaagtgggtctccgacgtgccttccggcaagcctctcccggatgctccccaccgtcttcactatcaaccttccggccgaaacaccgcgggccttgttccctctgatacacggtggcggccacaccacaaacgcggttggtgtgatctcgcaagactacaagcccctttgatgtacaacaatggtgcacgcaagcactgggtggtaagaggtatgcaaacctcactaaacactaggccaaaacctagagcatgtgcatgagcggtggtctaatcaacctaagcacttccaaagcacctacgctaatcacctaataaatcactaagcactatgcaagtggagatcaccaaaatggtgtatcaacacccttggtatgtttcctcagctccacacatttcaaatggccggttggggtctatttataagccccactgagaaagtagccgttggggacgaaatcctgcttttctgctactgaccggacgctcaggtcatcctgatcggacacgtccggtcgtgccgaccgttagagccacgatcaactgatcagacgctgccagcgtccgatcacatgccgCTGGACGCGTCTTGTCACAATtttgccactctggaacctctctgtactcgatcggacgctgccgttctgtgtccggtcaatttggcaccagcgtccggtcaatgctgaatgTGTTGCCGTGATCATGAATAGcaccatcggtgcgtccggtcattttacttgttcagcgtccggtcactgctgctggcACATGTTGTAGCCGAGTcattgatcggagcgtccggtcgatcaccttctagcgtccggtccagtcacctctatgagcccgtatcttcacgatcttgcgtccggcttggtttctatcttcatgcttggactttacttgatatcttgagtcttctcttgtgcttctaggtgttgatcatcggatcatcatgttgccttcgtccaagtcacgtcttgcatcctattgaactataaaacaatcactagcaaattcattagttcaatttggttgtgttggtcatcaaacaccaaaatccaaagtaaatggacctagggtccatttttcttacaatctcctcctttttggtgattgatgacaacacgaccaaagcaagcaaataatgaaaatttggaatttaaaaactatctacttgctaggatgcaatgcaaggaacaaggttatatgatgctaaacgatactacttgtaagactagaagataccacttgaaaacttatcttgcccttgcaaaaattcccatgtggtattatggatttaagccatgCTTATGATCCTACAAATTCCCCCCATTatataggctaatccataatccactatccttcctttctcggaccattaccacttgtaaattattatgatctagcttttggtcctacaaattaatgcttgcttttggtcctctaaattctccccctctggaatcaaacaccgaaaaggaagacatttgtagcacaagggagggtcaaactttatgatcctttgtatgtggagtggaataggtcacaaaatttgactctcacattatatagactaagctccccctaaatatatgcatatatatggtTGAAGGCAAAGCacatgcataattggcaaattatttctcaagggaatttaatctatataatgcatggagaaagcatataaatatcaaaatgaagtcaacatgatgatatcggttttagaaataccacatgtggaaattaatttgatttctaccacttgcaataggtggtggatatttgaagtatgatactTAACTCCGGtgactctattttccttgtaatgagactactacacacatgataagcttgaaaaggtgttagtctcaaagcatccaacttgtagagtaacctccccctaaatttgtgcacacaagtatgtaatacttgtaggaaacatgcacattgattttagaataaaaaataccacttgaaagatgatatcacatgaatgtgagtcattttcgaaggcgatattcgggagaaattatctataatttagactttggcacatattagatgaacaatcgaaagacaagctttgtgccgtgctcctaaataattttaaaccatgtaggtttgctccaagggttaagaatgaaactgagcaagcctaccataagatatacctagtgtatgcatgacaaaagatataagcatgcaaatacaaacATAGGCATGAGAAGTAACAAGATGCTTAAaaataccaatttgtaagaaataccacttgtagaaaatgcaaattgatactacttgaaggaaataccaattgaaagtaataacatctagttacctaacatgggaaggggaatttgggtccatagtattcactaacccacttggcaatgactttatccataatgatgcaccccatgaaatgcacccatactttgccaagtctccaaattccctaaagtccatcggacttctcacttctctttcgggatccaaaccttcttggtgctcttcatattggaaatgatctcctttggcacccaaaagcgtttgaccccattgttggcttgcttgttcaccttgatggccaccaccttgttatttttcttctttaacaagtatggtgtggaggccttcttgtccatctTGTCGGTGTAGgtattggagagcttgcttgtttgctttttctctttcttctttgctcctcccccattcttcaccttgcact is a window of Miscanthus floridulus cultivar M001 unplaced genomic scaffold, ASM1932011v1 fs_746_1_2, whole genome shotgun sequence DNA encoding:
- the LOC136532954 gene encoding flavanone 3-dioxygenase 2-like translates to MGSQLLSTVERREVLPESYIRPEFDRPRLAEVTTDSDVPLIDLASPDKQRVIAQIGLACRTYGFFQVINHGIEEELLEKMMAVGLEFFRLPPEEKEKLYSDEPSKKIRLSTSFNVRKETVHNWRDYLRLHCHPLEEFLPEWPSNPESFK